The Phyllopteryx taeniolatus isolate TA_2022b chromosome 2, UOR_Ptae_1.2, whole genome shotgun sequence nucleotide sequence GAAGTGATCTTATTTGTGGTGAGTGTTgctttcggcgaattgtataatgctgctatccaatgtattgttgaaggatggtatctctccgccagtccttcgcgtgttcgttgaatttcggatgatgagaatgttggagtccgaatcagagactggaaatgaacttctttaagatcttttattgcagaatattctgggTGCAAATGTTCTACAGGCAAAGGCTGTAGCTGCACAAAAGGTGCTCAAATGTGCGCTTTCTCAGCGTTCAGTGcgagattatatacagtgttcagggCGGTGTTTAAAGCTTGAGCAGGGTGGATCCAAGGTCACAGCATTATCTCTTTTTGGGgcaaaacatcctgttttgcgGCTGACATGTAGTTTTCACACTTACATGattatcagaacattttaatactgagGTTAGGTTATACAACATAACAGTGTACAAATAAGTCTATGTATGATCATGACATCAGTATATCACGTGCGAGGGCCTTCagtataaatgaatctccaaagccaaatttgcaaagtactgcaaacaAGAAAGCCCAGTTCACTTTATtaaaagctttctctgcgtcaagtgacatgatgattgtgttcagatttttacgctgtgacatgcttattaaattcaacaggCGTCTggcattatttgtggaacttctacctttaatgaagcctgtctggacatagtggattatcgacggaagtaccttttcaagtctcgctgcaagGGCTTTCGAGCTAaccttgatatctacattaatcagtgataagggccgataactcgccgggagagtggggtctttatctggctttagtaataactttgaattgaagctgtgttcatatgggtACTAATTCTacttttatcttttatctcattgactgttctgaaaaatagaggcgctagtattggccaaaaatgtttaattaattcaacagggattccgtccgggccaggcgtCCCTCccggttgcatattttttaatgcgttaagtaattctgtgatggttaaaggaacatcaaggctgtctttaatgtgtgtatttaattgagggacgtttagatccttaataaaagtttcaatttctttttgatcagggttgttcgaagatgcgtataagctgctataaaaattgtaaaaaatgtcattgattTCTAaaggtgactgtgtacagttgccgtttgaatcttgaatggctgtaattaatgatttttcttttgcgCTGAAGTTGGACTGTTTTTCAATTGCTGACGCAGTGTGTTGACCACTGACGAGGACTTTGTCAGACATGACTGGGGATAATAGTATGCATAGATTGCACTTGTAGTCTGGTAGGGGTTTAACCGACAAGTAGACGTGTCAACTTTATCAGTCCACAATGACCTACAGCGCTTGAAGTTGACTAATCGCCAATAATGTATTTTGACATTAACAACACTGTTCCTTAACAGGTGAGGAGTTGTGGTGGGTCTGTGCAACAAACTAGCTGCGGTGCCTTAAatgtgtggaaatatttgactaaaaaaaatgtagcgTCTTCTTAGATGATGAACTGAGGATGAGTGGTGGTCGATCAACAACCTCCGTGAAAATTAATTGTCACCTGTAACCACTGAATTAGcactttatggctgcaacacgttccaaaaaagatgggacaaggtcatgtttaccactgtgttacatcacctgatgtctgtttttgatgcagttccgcctgagagatcgaaggtcacgggcattcaatgttggttttcagccttgccgcttacatgcagtgagttctccagattctctgattctctcttttgatgatattagggaccatagatgataaaatccctaagttccttgaaattgtacattgaggaacattgtccttaaactgtttgactattttctcacaaacttgttcacaaagaggtgaacctcgccccagctttccctgtgaatgactgagcaattcagggaagctccttttatagccaatcatggcacccacctgttcccaattagcctgttcacctgtgggatgttccaaacaggtgtttgaggagcattcctcaactttctcggtcttttttgccacctgtcccagcttttttggaatgtgttgcagccataaaattccaagttaatgattatttgctaaaaacaatagtttatcagtttgaatattaaatatcttgtctttgtagtgtattcaattaagtataggttgaacatgatgtgccaatcattgtattctgtttgtatttatgtttaacacaacgtctcaacgtcattggaattggggttgtaatactGCCTGCGTTTTTAGTCTTGAATATTAATCAAATTGGATACCTTTTTTGATGGTCTTTTCAGGCAACATGTGGCACTCAGCCCTCCTCTTATTTGCTACCAGCTTGTCATTAAGCATGGCTAAACCTCACATCCACCCGCTGTCCACTGAGATGGTTGACTTCATTAACAAGATAAACACTACCTGGAGGGTGAGCTTTTTGTTTCCTTCCGTGCTTGTTTTGACGCTTCTTTCACTGATGTTTGCCTACGTGTGCTCCTCTGCCACAGGCAGCCCACAACTTTCATAATGTTGACTACAGTTATGTTCAGAAACTGTGCGGAACGTTTCTCAAGGGACCCAAACTTCCCGTCATGTGAGTGTCACATGTAGATGAGCTACTCTGTCTATGTGGTAAAATGTGCTACCATTTTAAATTGCCTTGAACTTACCCTCATTTGCAGGGTTCAGTATGGCGACGATGTGATGCTGCCTAAGAACTTTGACTCCAGGGAGGAGTGGCCCGACTGTCCCACACTGAAGGAGATCAGAGACCAGGGCTCCTGTGGATCCTGCTGGGTGAGGATTCGGAACTGAAACAGTGTTGACCTGATTTAGATTTACAATGTTTATTGTACTCCATCAAAGACAGCAAATGAAATGTATTCGTAAACATTGACAGTCCTCTCTGTTTCCAGGCATTTGGTGCTGCAGAGGCCATGTCTGACCGTGTGTGTATCCACAGCAATGCCAAGGTCAGCGTCGAGGTCTCTGCAGAGGACCTGCTGACCTGTTGTGATGGTTGTGGCTTGGGGTGAGATGACCCCCAACTCTTGATTTATTTGTCTCAACAGCACCCCTTTACAGGAGTGACCTACTGTAGGAATGCAGTCCTTGTATTGTTTGACTAATTTTGACAATTAACTGAAATGGCAGTAGAGCCTGTTTCAACTTAACAATCATAAGTTTGAGAATGGCGAAATCCACAAGTAATTAAATCCTAAATATACCCAAAACTTTAATCCCCAAAACACTTACTTACTTACAACAATCCCCTTAAAAATAATGCCttaaagatgatttgatttaggcggcacgttggtcgacagattagcacatctgcctcacagttctgaggaccggggttcaaaccccggctccgcctgtgtggagtttgcattttctccccgtgcctgtgtgggttttctccgggcactccggtttcctcccacatccccaaaacatgcgtggtaggttgattgtagactctaaattgcctgtaggtgtgaatgtgtacacgaatggtggtttgtttatatgtgccctgcgattggctggcgaccagttcagggtgtaccccgcctctcgcccgaagacagctgggataggctccagcacgcccgtgacccttgtgaggataaagcggtccagtaaaatggatggatgatttgttttacaaaaaaggCACCAGATGTGCAAAGTATATGTTGCCTTTGGAACCTGCAAAAGTAGTCACTACTTTCCCTTTTTGCCAGTGAATAGCTGAGGTTAggttccaaaagaaaaaaaaaaaaaagaaaatggtgaaGCGTGACTAAGTGGGGGATTACTTTTTGTCTGAATTTTGCCTGACTGAATAGCGAAGATCTGTAATTGATGCTTCCCTAAAAGTGCTGATTGCCTatattaaaagtttaaaattttgtcacaaaaatacaaatgaaaaaatttGAGGATGGACCTTTGTCTCCCACcacaatatgtatgtataataataTGTGTTGATGAGAGGCTTTCTCAACATATTCAAACTGACACATTGTTTTAGATGTAACGGTGGCTACCCCTCAGCAGCCTGGGACTTCTGGACCAAAGAGGGATTGGTCTCTGGCGGCCTCTATAACTCCCACATTGGTGAGGGACGTTCTCAAAACAAGCCACAAGGAGAGCGTGGATGTACCAGCTAAGCGTCATCTTCCTGTACGCAGGTTGCCGTCCCTACACCATCGCGCCTTGTGAGCACCACGTGAACGGTAGCCGACCTCCCTGCACTGGGGAGGGTGGAGACACACCCAAGTGCGTGTCCAAGTGTGAA carries:
- the ctsba gene encoding cathepsin B, which gives rise to MWHSALLLFATSLSLSMAKPHIHPLSTEMVDFINKINTTWRAAHNFHNVDYSYVQKLCGTFLKGPKLPVMVQYGDDVMLPKNFDSREEWPDCPTLKEIRDQGSCGSCWAFGAAEAMSDRVCIHSNAKVSVEVSAEDLLTCCDGCGLGCNGGYPSAAWDFWTKEGLVSGGLYNSHIGCRPYTIAPCEHHVNGSRPPCTGEGGDTPKCVSKCEPGYSPRYMQDKHYGKTSYSVLSEEEQIQLEIYKNGPVEGAFTVYADFVLYKSGVYQHVSGSMLGGHAIKILGWGEEDGVPYWLCANSWNTDWGDNGFFKILRGSNHCGIESEVVAGVPK